From the Triticum urartu cultivar G1812 chromosome 4, Tu2.1, whole genome shotgun sequence genome, the window AAGGCACGCTGCCGGCGAAGATGGAGGCCGTTGCCGCATTGCCAACGGTAAAGGTAAGCGAGGCCGCGACCTGCCCGGTGTGCCTGGACGAGTTCGCGGCTGGCGGCGAGGCCAAGGAGATGCCGTGCAAGCACCGCTTCCACGACGTGTGCCTCCTGCCGTGGCTGGAGGCCAACAGCTCCTGCCCCGTCTGCAGGTACCAGCTGCCCACGGACGAGGCCACGGAGCCGGCCGGCAATGGCGCCGAGGAAACCGCCGACGAATCCAGTGGCAATGCAGGCCGCGACGTCGAGGGCGATAGCGACGGTGGAAGCAGTGGCAGGCGGCGGTGGCTCGCACGGCCTTTTGGTCGTTTTTTCTCGCGCAGATCGAATGGAAGCTCCTCGTCGTCGCGATGAAACTAACAATAATGGGAATCTGTTTAATTTGTTTTAGCTGTCTACAGTCTAGCATCTTGTAAAGCTGGATTCGTTCATTGGTTGAACCGTAATACACTAGTTCGTTCGTCTCTATGTCTCTGCTCAGGACAGATTTGCAAGATgctaaggccctgtttggattTTCGTTTTTCTTTTAAATACACATTTGTAAATAATACACGTCTCGGCCACCGATTCATTTCCAGACGTAAATTGCTCAGCGGCCGGTACAATACAATACGCGTATAAGTGAAACACCCCCGTATCGAATTACATCGATTCCAAGCGCGCACTaagtaatactccctccgtttgaaATTACTCATCGTGATTTTAGTTCAAATTCAGACTGTACAGTTCTGGCAAATGTGAAGTGTGCTTGATACTCCCTTTGTTCataaatataagatgttctatTTTTTTAATTGGATGCATATAAACATGTATTAGTACATTTGTTCCTTCATTTTAGTTTGTATatagttcatattgaaatatcCGAAACATCTTATATTAGACAATACACCGCGCGTTGCAGTTAGATGGTAGTGTAATAAACAATTTGAAAGAAAGGAGCACACGGTATGAAGAAAAAAAAgctaagaaaataaaaataagaaaTGTTTTGCAATAGAAGATGACTTGAATTTAATGTGTAACTCTAAAATCAACTTAGTACGATCAGTTTTCTAACTTTCTCGGGTATGTGACTTCGTTGAACTTACATAGTGCTATATGTATGTATAGCATCTAGATCGTAAAATAGGCGTTGTGGCAGTTTATGCTAGAAACAACACAAATGAAGGACGAGATTTAAGAGCTGTATCTAAAGGTTGTTTCTCCCCTTTACAACATCTGGATGTGTTGCGGTTGAATCAACAGATGTTGTGAGGAGTAGGTGGAGTGTGCGGGCGGAGGCCAACCAGGTGTCCTAGCGACGGTGACGCAATGCAATGACCTGCTCGTGTAGCGGATATCGATCTCAGACTAATGATGAGTGGTGGAGAAACAATAAGAGATGTGGGACACGTGCATGCGTGACTCTGCTAAGCTGCATGATACTGCGGGAGAAGGAGGGCCAGATGGCCTGATTGAGGCGGCTTCATGGTGTTGCCCGCGACAACATCCTCAGCGGCAGTGCGCCCTGCGGTCGCGGCGCCCCGTCCAATTTGGCTGGCACAGTCGATGACATGTAGCGCTTCGCCCTCTTCTCCCGCCTCGTTGTTGTCCCTATCTCGGCACTGACGTTGTACACGACGACGGCAAAATCAGTACCATCGTCTTCCCAAACCAATGTCAGCCTCTGAACCTCTAGGTATGTATAGTCGTAGAGTACCCATGTTGGTCTAGGTTATGCGAAAGAGATCGAACAAGGGAAGGAAAGAATCATGAATCCTCGTTGGGTGATGAGGTCGTTGCTATTTATTAGAAAAACTCATGTGATAGTTTCGTGGAGAAGTTAAATATCAATGAGATAATGGGCATGTGAACAACCAACCATTTCTACTGCTTCTTTTTGCATGGAGGAGATAATGGACTCACGGTTAGTAAACTGAAGCAAAGAAGAAAAATTAAAAACATAAGTGATGACATGGCATGTGGTCGTGGCTGTGGACAGATGGTACCGATTAAGTAGAGCAGGGAGATTCGGTAATTTAATAGCATGCTTGCTAATATGGCATGATAGCTGAGTTGGCATGTGTGCATGACTTAAATGCATTGCTTAGTGAGGAGTTGAGGTGGACACTTTACATGCCAAGAGAATTGTGACCAACTTATTAAGAATGCAAGATttatgaacggagggagtaatagtGAAAGGGCAGTTGGATTTGTGACTAGTCGAAGGCTCGTTTCACTCAAATTTAAAGGCTGTAAGGGCATCTTCAACGTAGATACTCAGACCGCCGGCATCCGTTCAGACCGAGTGGTCCGGACATGATTTACCCTCCAAGGTGATACCTTATTGGCCGGCGGATTGGTTCGAACGTATGTTTTCCTGCGAAACAGAGACAATTCAGGGGCTTTGCGGGTGTCCGGACTGCTGCCATATACTCATCGGACACCATGGACCCACCCACAACCATGTCCCTCATCTGCGCCCTTTCCCACGCGAAGCAGTTACTGCGCATTCTTGCCGGTCAGCGCCACTCTAGAGCGCCAGCGCCGTATTCATGTCGGCCAAGAGCGGACGCGACTTCTCACTGGTCAGCATTGAAGCGACGAGCGCCGGCCGAGAGCATCGTCCATGCCGCGTCCCGGTATCCACGCCTGTTCAATGCGGGAGAGACTTGACTGGACGACTCTCTCCGCATTTAAATGCCACCACGTCCGTCCGTCTGAAAACATTAAACAACCATGACCGCCGAGAAACTCACTCCGGCGTCCGCATTCACATAGCCCGCCGCTTGATCTGGCTGGCGCCTTTTATTTATTCATGGCCAGGCCCGGCAAGATCCGAACCACATCCCCGCTCCCGATCTCCTCTGTACACCATGTTCGCCATGACCTCGAGCTCCAAAGTTCAGTTAGACAACCTTTTCATCGAACAGAAGAAAGAGCTTTCCGGAATTGCGGCCAACTGGCAGGCCCGTTGAGCCTGTTGGATAGAGGTTGGCTTGCCAACGAGCTCGCCGAAGAGCAATGACACCGACGAGACGATGGACGAGGCGTACAACGACGAGCCGGCGCCATCGCTCTCACCGGCCCATGTCGACGTCACCCTGGACCAGGCGCGAGAGCACTTCGACACCGTAATGGCGGAAGAGCAGTAGGAACAAACAGTATCGACATTCCGATAGACATAGGAGGACGAAAGCTACAATCTCCGGCTCCTGGACGAGCAACCTCTCGGAGGGGCAAATCACCGACGAGCAATCAAACGACAATGTCGTCATTCACATGGATGAGCTGCAGGTGTTGTACGAGTCCATGCGTAGCACCCATGACATCCGCCGCTAGCGATGCCGGCTGCGTGTCCTGCGGGCGGAGAGGGACGACCTGGAGGAAGAGGAGGCGCAAGCGACCATGGGTAAGGCGGACTCAGGCGAGGAAAAGTAGCAcatgggacactgccacaacttATTTTAAGATAATAGTTCGATCATCAACTATTTCTCGCGATATCTTCTTACAAAGTTTTCTTAGGGCATCTAGAATCCGTACGGAACATTCCCCCATCAATAGTACATGCTCTCCTAGCATATTTTGGTCCAGTCATTTGCTCGTATAATCTCATTAAAGAGGGAGTCATCAGCCACTCCTATTCTTCCCCTCCTACAGCTTCGCTTCCCGGGGCTCACGGCCGGTCGGTGTGCTTGCGGACATGGAAAGACATGTCACGAGAAACGAGCACTGCCGCGGTCGGCAATCATTTATACTAGGTTTAAAAGCCCAGTCTGATACACTTTAGTCAAAATATGTGGAAAATGTAATGGATTGGTCCAGCTTAGATGAAAATCATTTGGCTTGCATGAAATTCGTCTAGTTTTGTTCAAATCCAGTTTGCAATGTATACGTGCAACGTTGGATGGTTGGCTACCATACCACTATCCGCGGACAAAAACCGTGTCCGTTTTAAGGGTTtgcattggagatgccctaactcAAGTCAGAAGATTGAAGAGCCTAGATTACAAATGAAGAAATGTTAAGTCGAAAAGGATTATCCTCATTCTCAAAGAATGAGGGGCAAGGGGATTGATACCGAGAAAGATTTCTTCTTATTATAAGACGTGCTTTCATTTGCATATGTTTGGTAAAAGGACAATCTTTTCATAAATGAAAAGTGTTAAATTAGAAAACATATCTCAATTGGTCTTAGTTAGTCTTGGGGTGGAGTGGAAAAAAGGTGGAGACTTCCGAACAAGGAAAAGGATTCAGGGTTGAGGGTTGCAGATTGGTTTTATAAGAACATTTTGTATATTGAAATTCACTTTGACATTTGACACATGGGAGCATATGCTCCTGCCGCCGGTAAAAAAACATTTTAAAATGTAAAAAAATTCCAAATTCTGGGGTGCACATATCAACCTTCTGTGCGCACGAAGTTTTGTGATGTACACGGAATTTTTTGTCAGAATTGTGACATTTCAAAATACGCTATATCGAGCATTCTTCCTTTCTTTCAAGAGGTTAATATTCTAATTCCTCTCGACCATAGAGTCTTTCTAGAGGTTATGATACAAAGTCCTAGGTTATTCAAAGTTTCGAGAGTTAAGTTTTGTCGCCTTGACTAACGCCCTGCGATTGCAACTTGCAAATACAAATCCTCTTCTTTTCTTAATGCGAGAGGTCTCTGTCACAAAACTCTTCTAAAAGCAACCTGCTCAGCTGTGTGTACAGTAAAAAATAACCACAGCACAACGCCGCAACATATGATCTTTGTATAAAGGCAGCCAAACAACATACTGAACGAACTGGCATATATATTGAGTAGGGAGAGTATGTATTATTTAGCAAAAGATATTCAGAATGGGCGACACCAACTCTTTACTATGTGTAGCTGAACACAAGACGTAATATAGGACTCACGACGTGGGATGAGCCAACAAAATGATAGCGAGGATCCGATAACAACCTAACAAAATTTGTCCCCATGAGCCAACCTCACCTGACACTAATTCACTGTCAAGATCCTGACGAGAGATGATGCGCTGAGACGATGCACCGCAACAACTGAATCTCCTGACTTGCAAAGGCCGAGCTTCTTGGCATAATCCAGGGCAAAACTGACGGCCTCCTCGGTGGCCTCAGTATCAGAAGCCTTTGCGGTAGCGGCACTCAACATTGGAATGAGGCCCCTAACTATGAGACTCTGCCTTGCAGGAGCCTCGTCGCTGCAAGTCCAGTCAAAATCATTGTCGGTCTTCAGCTCTGGAACCACGCAGTTCAATACTGGCATCGCTGGCCTGTACTTCGCGACGAGCCTTGCAGTCGTACCTCCCCTCGTGAGGACCAAGATAAGCGATGCCTTGGAGACATTAGCCGTCCGAACAGCTGACGATGCCAAACTCTCAAGTGGGCTCATAGGAACTGGTGCTGCTGCGGTAATCAACTTGAAGACTGCACCGTGATCCACATAGGTCTCTGCCATTAAGCAGATGCTGGACATTGTCTGCACTGCTAACTCTGGATATGCCCCTGCTGCAGTCTCGCCGCTAAGCATCACGCAGTCAGTTCCGTCTAGGACAGCATTGGCGACATCAGTTGCTTCTGCCCGTGTAGGGCGGGGAGACTTGATCATCGACTCCAGCATCTGGGTTGCAGTGACAACAGGCTTTCCTTGTTGATTGCATTTGAAGATCATCACCTTCTGAGCAAAGAAAATCTTCTCAATTGGGATCTCCATACCCAAATCTCCTCGTGCAACCATGAAGGCGTCTGAATTTGCAAGTATGTCATCAAAATTAGCAACACCTTCCTGATTCTCAACCTGCACGTAAGAAACTAGCATAAGACAACAGCAATAAAACAACCTCAAATAAAATGCAAGCCTGTGGGCATAAACATACCTTGGACATAAGTATGATTGACTTGGCATGCTCACCGAGCACACTTCGGACCATCTGAAGGTCTGATCCTTTCCGTACAAACGAGAGTGCTATCATGTCGATCTTGTTTGGCACTCCCCACTGTAGGATATCCACCTTGTCCTTTTCTGTAAGTGTTGGGAGATCTACAATGACGCCAGGAAGATTGACATTCTTCCTCTCACCTAGGAGAGCAGAGTTCTCACATCGGCAGCGAACTAGACCTTTCTCAGGATCACAAGAAAGCGCTGTGAGCGTGATGGTGCCATCAGCACATAGTATAGTGCTCCCAGGCTTCACGTCTACAGCCAACTTTTTGTAGCTCATGGAAATCATGGTCTCATCACCCTGGATGGTATAATCTGTGGTTATGGTAATCTCTTGCCCCTGATTCAGCTTTACAGGCTTGCCGTCTTTCAGAAAGCCTGTGCGAATTTCTGGTCCCTGTAACAAAGACAGTAGATTGGCATAGTTGAGAAAATAAATAATGCTGTCCAAATAGATTTCTAGGCACAAGGTCATGAAAGCAGTTTTTAGTAAGTAGAATGAAGTAATCCTGATATGCAAGCCGGAAAGCTAATAATTCATAATCTATATATCATCCAAGCGAATGAATATCTAGTGCATTGGCTACTTGGCTAGATCCTGCAAAACGTATGCCACAAGTAAATTATATCTTGTATATAATGCATTTCATCAGGTACTAAAATCCAGGCCAGTACTACTATCGATCACAAAATCACTCACCTTCAAAGTCAACCCCAATTATTTATAAACAGACCAATAATATAGAGCCACCAAATGAAACATGAATAACAAGCCAAAGGATAGGTGAATTGCACATTGGTCATTGCACGTTTTTATGACGTGCAGTTTCTTGATGTTTAGACTTTTACAATCATATATAGCTGCAAACTTGAACTTTTCTACACAAGGTATACTAATAAATTGTGGTGCTACTAATGAACCAGTAAAGTGGTAGCTTGAACGACCAATCTGGTTTCTATACTATACATGTATATAACAGCATTTCTTCTTAGAGGTGTGTGTTTCTTTCGTTGCTTGTACAAGCTGGTACGTGTGGGAACCTACAAAGCATCAAGAATATTTTATATATCCTGAACTATCACAGACGCACACAAAAAGTGTTAAACCACATGGTACAAGAAACCATCCCATTGAATTGCATGGCACCCGATGGTGTTACACTGCCTCTTTTGCGGAAGGCATATGTTTCTGGGTGTTATAAAGGTCCGATCATATTTCTTCAGCCCACAAATGAACAGTATATGGCACTTTCTGGATCTGTATAGCAAGGATTAATACCAACCGCCTGTAATCAGGGCGAGATGGTGATATGATACATGTGTAGTCGACTATACAATCTTGCGGATATGGATATGGATGATTTATATGTGTAGTCGACTACAGAAAAGGACTTCTGAACATATGTCATACATTCATATAGTATGATTAGAATATAGCGCAAAAGATTTAATCAGGGAGTGGTTAGCACTATTAATGCATCTGACAGCAACCTTATATAGCAAAACAACCAGTACACCATACATTCGAAGTAACTGTGAACGGGACACATTATGATCTGCCAATTTGGACACCAACATTTAGCATGAAAAAACAAATTTGCTAGGCCTAGCTGCCACAGCCCAAAGCTACCAATCCATGAAGGAACAATTGTCCAGAGGACAATACAAATTCACATTGTTCAATATAACACACTAGATTTCTTGTCTCGGCATTTGTCTTCAGAACACTGAAGACGCCTAATTGTATGCAAGCTGGCACAACAAATCCAAACTAGGAACTATCTGTATGACAATGTAAGACCTCTAGGACGAAGTTTTGTGCTCATTGCTACGCCTGTCGTCCAAAAAAGGTACAGGCACAATTGGaaatttactttccatgcatatAAGCTATTTTACGCAATAAATACATCAGAATGAAAAGGAAAATATGCGCACAAAAAATAGATCGGGTCAAGTAGTTCCTATGATATATGACAAGCCAATCACAAGGTAAACCTAGAGCGCGCAAATTGGCTTGAAATACAAGATGTAGGGGCATGCAGACCTTGGTGTCGAGCATGACCGCGCAGAGGATGCCGGTGATGTCCATGGCCTTGTGGAGGTTGTCGAGGGTCTCCTGGTGGTACTCGTGGGATCCGTGCGAGAAGTTGAACCTGGCGACGCACATGCCGGCGCGCAGGAGGCGCGCGCACATCTCCACGGACCGCGAGGCGGGGCCGAGGGTGCAGACGATCTTGGTCTTGGCGCGCCGCCGCCAAATCTCCTCCGGCCCCGCGCCGAGCGCCAGGTCCGCCATTGCACGGCCGGGGAAAGGGAGGGGTGGTGCGAGACGAAGGACCCGCCGAGGCGCGAGCGGTTGATGCGTAGCGgcgaggagaggagaggaggttgGATCGGAAGGGACGGTGGCGGTGCGAGAGAATATATAAAGGGTGGTGCGGGGGAAGGCGTACGAGCCGGGGTGGCCGGGGGCGCTAGGGTAAAACGGTAGGGCTGGGTTCACTTTTTTTTCCTCCTTTTTGCAAAATATATACGTGTGTACATACGCGTCTGGCCTTCTCGTCAAGGAAAAAAACATGTTGCCTTTTGGGGTTTTCTTGTGGAAGAGGGCTTAATTCGTTTTCCTTCATTGCGTTTTAAGCTTGCAGAGGAAGTATTGGAGTATTATGTATTTCAAGTGATATTACTTGTAGGACAATTTAGACCTTGATTAGCTCCCCTAATTCGATTCAGAAGAAGGTCCATAGCGAGCCAATACGGGCTTCTCTTCAAATATAGGCAGCTTCTACAACAACCTCTAGCGAAAATATTTTTATTGGTGAATGACTAGCAAAAATGTCGAAACATAATTCAACGGTCCCTCTCACGTTTACATTCCACTAGACCTAAAATGCGCACTTGAAGTGCTCTGTCATATTAAGCGAACGAGTTGCTAAGTAGATTGTTCATTATGCAAAGGCCAAGGTtttgcacccccccccccccccccccccccaaaaaaaaagaGATCAAGGGTTCGTCAACTGAGTTTTTTTTATAATTCACCGCTTTATTTAAACATCAATAATGTCATCAATACAAATAATGTCTAGAGTGGTGATTAATCAAACAGGACATCCAAATGGAAGTTGGTCGCAACCTTCGTCAAAATGTGCTTCAAAACTTGATTCTCTTCCTTCATGCACAATCTCGAATCCCATAAAAGAGCGTAGCTTCGAGTTGATCCTCGATGATCACCACCAATGGACCCATCTAAATGACAAACTATGGCCGTGCAATCTATGGTCACTCTTACTCGGGGAAGATTCAGATCATATGCCAACGGTAACACCTCGCAACACGATGAAGCTTGTAAAATCTCAGGGTTAGCTAAACCTTCGTAACAGATGATTGAAGCTCCCAAATGAACTTCCTTGGTTATCCCTACAGACTATTGCACATGATCTCATCTCCTCCTTCCTGTATATAATTGCATCTAAGTTAATTTTTCTGACCCTTCGGAAGGCTTCACCACTTTTCTCACTGTGCTCCTTTTACCCCCAGTACCAGTTTGTTTCTTTGGCGATatcattgttggggaacgtagcatgcaatttcacaaaaaaattctacgctcatgcaagatctatctaggagatgcatagcaacgagagggggggagtgtgtctacgtaccctcgtagaccgaaggcggaagcgtttgacaacccagttgatgtagtcgaacttcttctcgtttcgaccgatcaagcaccgaacgtacgacacctccgagttctgcacatgttcagctcgatgacgtccctcgaactcttgatccaacaaagtgtcgagggagagttcggtcagcacgacggcgtggtgacggtgatgatgaagtgatccgcgcagggctttgcctaagcactacgaagatatgaccggaggcgtaaactgtggaggggcgcgccgcacacggctaacaattgttggtgtgtgttctagcggtgacccccttcatatatataggttggaggggaggagaggcagccaaggggtcctcccaattcggcctccccccttttctactccaatttggccagcccatatgAGAGGGGCGCACCATccccttaggggctggtctgtccccctcttggcccattaaggaccatgtagttgccggggagatgcccagaaccccttccggtgacccgatatgcacccggtatccccggaacacttccggtgtctgaatatcatcgtccaatatatgaatctttacccctcgaccattttgagactcctcgtcatgtttgtgatctcatccgggactccgaacaatattcggtcaccaaaacacataattcataatacaaatcgtcatcaaacgttaagtgtgcggaccctacgggttcgagaactatgtagacatgaccgagacacatctctggtcaataaccaacaacggaacctagattctcatattggttcctacatattctacgaagatctttatcggtcaaaccgcaatgacaacatacgtaattccctttgtcatcggtacgttacttgcccgagatttgatcatcgatatcctcatacctagttcaatctcgtatcggcaagtctctttactcatttcgtaatgcatcatcccgcaactaactcattagtcactttgcttgcaacgcttatcgtgatgtgcattaccgacagggcccagagatacctctccgatactcagagtgacaaatcctaatctcgatctatgccaacccaacaaacaccttcagagacacctgtagagcatctttataatcacccaattacgttgtgacgtttgatagcacacaaggtgttcctccgatattcgggagttgcataatctcatagtcaaaggaatatgtataagtcatgaagaaagcaatagcaataaaacttaacgatcattatgttaagctaacggatgagtctggtccatcacatcattctactaatgatgtgatcccgtccatcaaatgacaacacatgtctatggtcaggaaacttaaccatctttgattaacgagctagtcaagtagaggcatactagggacactttgtttttgtctatgtatccacacatgtactaagtttccggttaatacaattctagcatgaataataaacatttatcatgatataaggaaatataaaataacaactttattattgcctctagggcatatttccttcaatcataTCACGATCATTAAGGAATTTGTTAATAAATTCATTGGCGGTATGGACTTTGAAAGTTTTGATTTTTGAAGTGCTTAACAAATGGCCCATAGGGTGACTAAAACCTTAATAAATTGCTTCTCGTTCATCGAGTGTTGCA encodes:
- the LOC125553867 gene encoding pyruvate kinase, cytosolic isozyme-like, with the translated sequence MADLALGAGPEEIWRRRAKTKIVCTLGPASRSVEMCARLLRAGMCVARFNFSHGSHEYHQETLDNLHKAMDITGILCAVMLDTKGPEIRTGFLKDGKPVKLNQGQEITITTDYTIQGDETMISMSYKKLAVDVKPGSTILCADGTITLTALSCDPEKGLVRCRCENSALLGERKNVNLPGVIVDLPTLTEKDKVDILQWGVPNKIDMIALSFVRKGSDLQMVRSVLGEHAKSIILMSKVENQEGVANFDDILANSDAFMVARGDLGMEIPIEKIFFAQKVMIFKCNQQGKPVVTATQMLESMIKSPRPTRAEATDVANAVLDGTDCVMLSGETAAGAYPELAVQTMSSICLMAETYVDHGAVFKLITAAAPVPMSPLESLASSAVRTANVSKASLILVLTRGGTTARLVAKYRPAMPVLNCVVPELKTDNDFDWTCSDEAPARQSLIVRGLIPMLSAATAKASDTEATEEAVSFALDYAKKLGLCKSGDSVVAVHRLSASSLVRILTVN